The genomic region GCACAACACATTACTGATGAAGTATCCTGAAGCAGGTCAATGACAGACGATGACGTTTTTTTTCCAGTAgcattcctagaagtagccgcTCAACCAGCCAAGACCAAGCGTTCAGGCAATGTACGCTCTAGTTTGGGCCCTTAAAGTAACACTTTATCTCGCTTTAGTGCGTAGATAAGCGTTTATTCCTTAAAAGGCCCATAAGCAAGTACTCATTCACAGTTGAGTACCCGCTTTAACGAACAATCAATACCTAAATCCAAGCAGGCACGGTGTCCACTAGCGACTTAGCTCATAGGGAGTTCCTCCTACCTTATATTGGAGCAAGTAGCATAGGGAACAAGAAGAAGCACATGAACAATCCAGCTTAAGTTTAACTGGCAGCCAATGCTAAGCGCAACCACAAATAGCATGCTCGCGAACCAGAGACGAACAACGTGCATTGCAGCAGTGGCATGGACTGGCTGATCTTTGAGAAAAGTAACATACATCTGCAGACCACTGTCGAGGGCAACTAGAAACACCATTGCCCCAACAGAGGTAAATCTAGAGAAAGTAGAAAGGCTTTTAACTGTGCGATTGCTCAACTTCCAACTCGTCGAGACGATGGGCAAATCATTTCGAAGAGACGTGACCGATATAGGTAGGTCGCCATTCAAAGATAAGATTAAGTAGACATATCCACCTCGTAGGTTTTACCATGCCTCATTTCACTTCgtacaagaaaaacaaaaacctggATATGCACTTTATGCATTACCACATCGTGATGATCCTTTACTAGAGCAATGATGCCCTTATGTGCAAGATTTTCACCACCACTCTACAAGGTGAGCGCAAGACTGGTTCCACACCCTGCCTTCGCGTTTGATCCATATCTTTAATTAACTTTCTTTagttttcactaaggaatattcGTTCTACTGCTCAATTAAAAAGACATCCGACCACCTCTTCAACATCATGAAAAACCTGAACGAGTCAATCTGCAACTGTGTCAAAAAGTTCAAGGTATAAAATGGTAAGATTGTCAGTTGCAATGATGACATAGCAACGACAGCGTTTAGAAATGGGCTTCCCACCGAGCATCATTTATTCGAAGAATTTATCATGGGTGAGGAACTGACCCTGATAGCTTCGTATGCTTTGGCAAAGAAGTACACATTATCGGATGATGCCAAGCAGTTCAGCAGAAATGAGTCAGAAAATAAGAGCATGGATCGTTTTTAATAGGAAGTGACTCAGCGCCCGAAACATTCACCAAGTTCATAGTTTCAATTGGCAAATGGCATTTAGGACGAGAAACCTAAAAATGATAATTCAATGACATTCCctgtgaatttgaatttgaatgagAAGAACAAGGTGATTGAAATGATCCAAGAGACTGATGATGAAGCATTTCAGTTAGAAGGGAGTAATGTCTAGTCATAAGTGTTTGTTGATTCTTAAACTAAATTCGGAGAAACAAGTAGCCTAAGTAGCATTTCTATGAAACTGAAATCACTCAGTGATGTTTATGCTAGATGTAATGTCAGCATTATTAAACCTGGGAAGTATAAGGAAGCAGCAACTGATAATGCTTGGAAGATAACAATGAATGCAGAAATTAAGATGATAGAGAAAAATAACCCATGGTAGTTGGTTGATAGGCCAACATATAACTCTATTGATGGGGTTAAATTGGTGTACAATAGGAGGTATTTGTTGATCAACTTGAGTAGTTTGAGATTGCTGAAGCTGAAGTCAAGGTATACATATTCAAGAAAGCCCTATATGATtttaaacaagcaccaagggaTTGGTATCAAGAGATTGATACTCATTTTCATAAGTGTGGTTTTACAAGGAGTCCTAGTGAAGCTACCTTGTACATCAAGACTAAAGGTGAATCTGAATCTATTATTGTGTCAATATATGTGGATCATATAATGTACACTAATATAACTCAAAATTGCTAAATGAATTCAAATTAGACATGATGAGAATATGTGAAATAACTGATTTGTGATTGTTAAAGAAGAAGTATGCACTGGCTTTGCTTGAGAAGTTTAAATTCAAAGATTGCAAGCCAGTAAGTGGTCTTTTTGGCAATGAATGACAAATTGAAGAAAGATGAAGGAAGTGGTCCTGCTGATGAAACTTTATATAGGcatttggttggtagtttgtTGTATCTTACTGCAACTATGCctgatattaagtttttaacaaGTTTTTTTAGCAAAGTACATGTATAATCCAAACAAGAAACATCCTGGAACTGTTAAAAAGTGCTAATGTATATTCAAGGCACAttggattatggaattggatacAAGAAGTGCAAAGATACATCGTTGATTGGATATTATGATAGTGACTGGAGTGGGGATGAATCTAATATGAGGAGTACTTCAGATTATGCATTTTCATTTGGCAGTGGTATCTTTTCTTGGACTTCTGTCAAGCAAAACTATGTTACCTTACCAATTGCAGAAGTTGAGTACATGAGTTATGCTGAAGCAACAACTCAGGCAGTGTGGCTCAAGCTTGTGTTACAACTTACAAGACTTGGAGAAGAACAAACTAAGGCCACTCTTATTATTGTAATAACACCTTTGCAATTGCAATGATAAAGAATTCTATGTTCCATCAAGGGTCAAAGCACACTGGCAAAAGGTACCACTACATTAGGGTTGCATTGCAATCCAATATCATCAACTTGGTCTACTGCAAATTTGAGGAACAATTGGCAGATATATTCACCAAGACTCTGCTAAAAGACAGGTTCTACATGCTTAGAGAAATGCAAGGAGTGACAGTGGCAACAAGTTTAGAAGGGAGTGGTGAGCTATAAGCTCTGTTGCTGCAAGATTGAAGAATTGAAATGTTGGAGAATTAGCTTCTGGGTTTAAGTTAGAAATGCTCTTAAGTTTTATGTTTGTGCTTATTTGTAATGGATGGCCATGATTATAACATTTAGAGGGTGTATATCGTGCCACATGTCAAGTTTGTTGATGTAAGTAAGTAATCATGTGTCTAGCATGTGATGATCACGCTGAAAGTGTGAAGGATTGCAACGTCTATGTCCTTCTCATGTTTTCAGTGTGAGGTGTAATTGAGTTGAACTGAATCTAAGGGAGCAACCTATCCCACTTTTCCTTCTCCATTGTTCTCTGAGAATCCAACTCTCCGAGCTAATCAATTTCTTGTTGATTTCATCAAATCCCaccaaaattcaaatccaaacaCATTTAAACACTAACAGTTATCGCGTGTGAGCTTAATGGGTAGAAAGGGAGGGAACACGCTGAGAAACAACGTGTGATATTGTACGTTAGTGCACAAGTGTCACAAGAGGAGGTAGTATTGATTAGCCCAGAAAAAAGGATAAGTCAAGCCATTATGGAAGAGGGGAGGAAAGAAATTATGGTGAATGAAGAGAGgaaaagaaaggagagaaaTTGGTTTCTTGCTTGTCAGGTGATCCCTTAAGCTCTTACCTGTGCTCAGTTCTTGAAGAAGCAGTTTTAACATGTCAAATATAGCAGGTGGAGAGCAttcatattaatatttttactcGCATTAGATCCTTGAGAATTTGGAGGGTATATAAGATTTGGATTTCGTATGAATTATATCTACTTGTGTTAGAACAACTTTTGACATCTTAGAAATTGTTATGTCATTAAACAAACCCATATATTTTGTAGACGGTAGTTTTTTTCCTAGGTCTTAGAAAGTCTAACTTCCTTTGGAACAAAACGGAGAGTAATGCGGAGAGTCAAAATTAAATAGCCGCAAAAGTGCACAAGTGTCACCTTTAATCCTTCTGTGGCAAATGTGAAATTTTATCAAATAAACCTATGCATACGAGATTCCTATAGGCAGTTTCAGACAAATGTATGTAAGAGTTGACGGATTAACTGCCACATATCGAAAAGAAATGTGGTCGTTCAAGCGTTACTCTTAACAGACTTGATCAACTTTAGTGCAACTAACTTCTCGTGAATGCCTAACCAAGCATCAAGAAAGAAAATCAACCGTAGATCATGCCATGGGGAAAGATCCTGGTCGTGGTAGTGACTAAATCATCCACTTTCTACGTAGTTCACTTGGTGTTGCCATAAAGTTTTTCAGTATATAAACCCCACATGAACACGTCTTATTTCAACGAGCTAGTCTTCTTCTGAAGTTTCCTTAGGTCATCAATACATACAAAAATTTCCACATTTATCAAATTCGATACTGTGAAATAAAGTGCAGCAAAATAAGGTTTGAGTACTTAATTAAGAACAAGAAACCATGGCGGGCGGTGGGTTTGGGGATGCATCAGGAGGCGGAGACTTCGAAGCAAAGATAACGCCTCTTGTGATCATTTCTTGCATAATGGCTGCTAGCGGAGGCCTCATGTTTGGTTATGATGTTGGTATCTCAGGTACACATATGTGACTCAAGAGCTTTCCATAACATCCACACATACAATTAACTACCAGCGTATGTGTTTTGTCAAAACTTCATTAGATTTAATgtataattttgtttaatttgatatatGGATATATAATGCAGGGGGTGTTACATCCATGCCCCATTTCCAGAAGAAATTCTTCCCGGTTGTGTATAGGAAGACTCAAGAGACTGGACTTGAGAGCAACTACTGCAAATACGATAATCAAGGCTTGCAGTTGTTCACATCTTCATTATACCTCGCTGCATTAATATCAACATTCTTTGCATCGTACACAACCAGATTGCTAGGTCGAAAGTTAACTATGTTGATTGCGGGGATTTTCTTTGTAGTCGGAACAGTTTTTAATGCGGCGGCTATCAACCTTCTCATGCTTATCATTGGGAGGATCTTACTTGGTTGTGGAGTTGGTTTTGCTAACCAGGTATATAATAAAAGTctaaataatttctttttgttttcaataaacTGGCCACTACTTCACTAGCTGGTTTTTCCTGTTAAATGTTTTGAACACAATACAATTATTAAGCAAATGTACATAACTACAGGCGGTACCGCTTTTCCTTTCGGAGATTGCACCCACAAGAATTCGAGGGGCACTTAACATCCTCTTCCAACTCAATATCACCATTGGCATTCTTTTTGCGAACCTTATCAATTATGGAACTAACAAGTAAGCCAGCCAAATCTTGCCTAGCTAATTCAAAAGACAATACCTGAACCAACAAATTTTAGTGTAGTAATATTTTCCAATCACTtgaatataattattattttgcgTTACCATACATGCACAGAATTACAGGAGGATATGGATGGAGAGTGTCATTGGGTTTGGCTGGGATTCCAGCAGGTTTGCTGACCTTGGGGTCTCTCATTGTGGTAGACACTCCTAACAGTTTGATCGAACGGGGCAAGTTGGAGGAAGGAAAAGCAGTTCTTAAAAGGATCCGTGGTGTTGACAATGTGGATCCAGAATTCTTAGAGATTGTTGAGGCAAGTCGGGTGGCTAAAGAAGTAAAGAATCCCTTCCAAAATCTTCTTAAGCGTAGGAACAGGCCACAACTGATCATTGCAGTTATGATGCAAGTGTTCCAGCAATTCACTGGCATCAACGCAGTCATGTTCTACGCTCCAGTTTTGTTTCAGACCTTGGGTTTTAAAAGTGATGCTTCCCTCTACTCGGCGGTTATAACAGGAGCTGTCAACGTGCTATCAACCGTTGTATCAATCTACTTTGTTGACAAAGCTGGTCGCCGCATTCTCTTATTAGAAGCCGGTGTCCAGATGTTCCTTTCTCAATTGGTGGTTGCAATAGTCATGGGACTCAGAGTCCAGGAACACTCTAACAACCTTACTCCAGGCTTGGCAATCCTTGTAGTGGTTATGGTTTGTAGCTTTGTGTCTTCCTTTGCATGGTCTTGGGGACCTCTTGGGTGGTTGATCCCTAGTGAGACATTCCCGCTGGAGGCTCGCTCAGCCGGCCAGAGTGTGGCTGTGTGCATCAACATGCTCTTCACCTTTATTATAGCACAAGCCTTCCTCTCAATGCTTTGCCATATGAAGTTTGGcattttcttgttcttctgTGCTTGGGTCCTTGTCATGACAATCTTTGTCGTGTTCTTAATTCCTGAGACCAAGGGTGTCCCGATCGAAGAGATGACAGAAAGAGTCTGGAAGCAACATTGGTTCTGGAAGagattcatggatgactttgaAGATGATCCCAAGGGCCATGTTTGAACTATCTCACCTCCGGTGTCTTCCTCACGGTTTATTACATTTCATGAGTTCCTTAAACGTGAAGCTTAGGATTAACTAATCCTTCCTTTACTTCTAGATGGTTGCCAAGCAACCGGAGCTCTCTGCATGCCAAATGCTtcgtttatgttttgagatgcATTATTTGCACTTCCAAAATGTACTCCTTCTGTACTTTGACAGtatttttcagaaataaaacGAAATATGTTATACAAAATGGTATGTTTATACTTGGTAGGAGCAGTTTCTGATATATTCATCCGTTTATAAACATCACCCTCTTCTATGGGATGATGAGTTGATTAATATTGGTATGTCAAGGCAACAAAAATGAACAAATTCAATGCATTAATAAGATAATCTCTTCGAGGAAGCTGCTCTATATCACTTGCTACAATGATAATCTGCCACAGAACCAATATTTAACACATCCTTGCTAGAATCTTTAGTATCTTGAAAAAAAGTATGAGAGAAGATAATTTCCAActaaatatgaaaaatgaaaatctttAGTATCAAAGAAATATGAAAATCTACATTGTAATAGTACGTACAATTGtgataaagaaaattgaaagaaattttCCAAAGGCAGAGATTTGAGAAACCAGCTGCAACGTTAGCAACCACCATATAGAGACCGTAAGATGGTTCAAGCATCCCCTTTAGCCTTGGGATCAACTTCAACCTCATCCATATATCGCTTCCAGAACCAATGTTGTTTCCATACTCGCTCAGTCATTTCTTCAATAGGAACTCCCTTGGTCTCTGGAAGTAAGAAGATCACAAAGATTGTCATGACCAAAATCCAAGCTGCAAAGAataagaaaatggcaaacttcATGTGGCAAAGCATTGAGAGGAAGGCTTGCGCTATGATAAATGTGAAGAGCATGTTGAAAAAGACAGCCACACTCTGGCCAGCTGAGCGGGCCTCCAATGGGAAAGTCTCACTAGGAATCAGCCACCCGAGAGGTCCCCATGACCACGCAAAGGAGGCAACAAAAGTGCACACAAAAACCAGCACAAGAATTCCCAATCCATGTCCGAGGTTGTTAACATTGTCCTTAACTTTGAGTCCCATCACTATTGTAACCACCAGTTGAGAAAGGAACATTTGGACACCTGCTTCTAGCAAGAGCACTCTGCGACCAGCTCTGTCCACAAAGTAGATTGATACCATGGTTGAGAGGACGTTGACAGCTCCTGTTATCGCTGATGAGTAAAGGGAAGCATCACTCTTAAATCCCAAGGTTTTGAACAAAACGGGAGCGTAGAACATGATTGCGTTAATTCCAGTGAATTGCTGGAAAATCTGTTAAGGACACTCAAAAGCATAACATGTCAGACTATTATATTTGTGTGACTCAAAGTTGTCATATACTGCGTAAATTAATTAGTTAACATGCACAACTATAGGCTATAGGTTCACCTGCATAAAAATTGCAATGATCAATTGAGGCCTGTTCCTACGCTTCAGGAGGTTTTTGAAGGGACTTTTTACTTCATTAGCCACACGACTTGCCTCCACAATTTCTAAAAACTCTGGTTCTACGTTGTCTACACCCCGAATTCTTTTAAGAATTGCTTTTCCTTCTTCCAATTTACCACGAGCAATCAAACTGTTTGGAGTGTCGACCACAATGAGAGACCCCAAGGTTAGCATGAGTGCTGGAACGCCAGCCAAACCCAGTGATATCCTCCATCCATAGTTCCCCTTAATTCTGCATATATGCATCTAATATAAGTTAGttaatcaaataaatattaTGCTAGCTAATAATAATTTGGGTTGAAGTGGGAAGCTGGCTTAATTACGTACTTGTCAGTTCCATAATTAATCATGTTTGCTACAAGAATGCCAATGGTGCACATGAGCTGGAAGAGTATGTTAAGTGCCCCACGAATTCTTGTGGGTGCAACCTCCGAAAGGAAAAGTGGCACCGCCTGTATCATATGCATACCTTAATTACTTACAATGGAAACTAAGAGTTTAGATTGATATAATTTAGAGGTAGTTATTTGAACCTGGTTAGCAAAACCAACTCCACAACCGAGTAAGATCCTCCCAATGATAAGCATGGCAAGGTTCTGAGCTGCAAAATTTAGAACTGACCCGATTAGAAAGAAAACGCCAGCCATCAACATGGTTAGCTTCCGGCCTAGTGATTTGGTAGTGTACATCGCAACGAAGGTTGCTACCAGTGCAGCGAGGTACAATGAAGACGTGAACAGCTGTAAGCCTTGATTATCGTATTTACAGTAATTGCTTTCAAGTCCGGGCTGTTGATTCTTTCTATACACGCTGGGGAAGAACTTTCTCAGGAACTCTGGCATGGATGTAACACCCCCTGCATAATTTGCATTATTAAATTGATTGAGTTACAATTTTCCCCTAATGCATGCACACATGAGATAGAGCAAATTAGCTCTTAACGAGGTGTGATGACCTAATGGCACACATACGTATGTACGTACCTGAAATACCAACATCATAACCAAACATGAGGCCTCCGGTAGAGGCCAATATACAAGAAATGATCACAAGAGGCGTGATCTTTGCCTCAAAATCTCCCCCTCCTCCTGCGgccccaaatccaccacccgCCATTGCGCTTCTgcttttatgtgttttttttttttaccctttatttACTACAGATTAAACTTACTTTGCTGTACCCTAAATCTGAAGACTTGCTCAAGACCTGAACGCTTGAGGGGATTTATATACCTGACGACCTCAAGACCCGAAGGCGACAGAGAGTGAACCACGTAGAAAATGGATGACTGTCATGACTTAGTAAGTTGCATGGACAGGAACTTTCCACATGGCGTCAGCTACTCTTGGTCTAGTCTGCCTTTTGTTGCTTCGCTTAGTCTTAGTTATGGGCAGGATATATTTAGACGGCCTAAAAGCAGATCCTCGTTCAGCTAGAACTTTGTCGATTTTGTGATTAAATATTAGCTAAATGTACGCTTTCTAAATATCCATTTTACTAATTTTATATGTGATTGAAGTTATATTATCTAGTGGTAAACCATGTATTTATTTTAAGACTTCTATTTATAAGCTaaatctgttttgttttaacaatagtagttaattaatatttttatgttttgacaATAAGTTTGTAAGTTTGTATGATTACAAACGATATTTGATAGGATATTTACCATTtgcaaaaaagaattaaaaacgCTTAAATGCAAGAGAATAAGATTATTGAAGTAGAAACCGTTCAAATAATGTCGTTCTCCACAACAAGAATTGATATggattatttaatttaaaaacaattcttaattaactatATATTCAACAGAAGTTTCGAAAGATTTGAAATtgtgaatttaaataaaaaaatagaaaataaagtaATTGAAACCAACTTCAAGAAAAACCGgcagcaagaaaagaaaatagttttggaAAAATCATATGTAAAATGCACTGGGGTTTAGTTATCGTCATTAACAATCCTATATAGTTCTACCAATTATTTGtaatgttgaaaaatattagtatttatggttatttgattatttgagtttgttttttaattagtatATGAGCTTAAACCATCTGAATTAGGATTTCTAGGTTTTGCTCTCTATAAATATAGCTTATAGTTTAGTACGAAGTAAAGTTAATCATCATATAGTCTCTTGGAATTTTGTAACCGATTTGGTATTCTCGTTTGTTTATAATCTTGTTTATCACACACTCTGATATTCAACTTGGTATCATAGTAGGTTGTatcctttgaaatttaatctgCCCTTGATTTGTATCAGTTTGTTTGTCCGTCTTGTTCGTTGTTTAGATTGTCGTTGGTTTagtttgaaaaaataataataaaaaaaaaacctgtcaTCGCCAAAACCTAAAGTACGTAACCGAAGCCATCGCTCGCACCAGACCCTGCCCAGAAACCGCTCAGCTTGCACTTGCTCCTGCATCTGCACCAGTTCGAACCATCGCCTGCCATTGATCATCACTGCCGCACCACCAGCCCAGTCACACCTCCTTGCTGCCCAGAAATCGGACCTGTACGATCCAACTATTGTTCGCATCTGACGCTGCAAATGCACGCAATTGATCCGTACCCATTGAACCTGCATCTCGCTAGCCTCGAACCAGTCTCGCCGCCTGCTTGAATCTCCCGCGCCCACCCACCACCTGCAAATCAGCCGTGAACCTCTCCATCCTTGTTGCGCTGCTACATCCACCGATCCACGAATCTGATCGTTTTGTTGCTGTTGTTCTAAGGGAAGATTGGTTCAATGCAAGAAAAAATTATGTTTGTTGAAGGAAAGCGTTCGAAAAAATCCcaggagaaagaaaaagacaaaaacaaGGTTTGGTTCCTTGAGGCCCACACGGTCAAAGAGGAAAATGAAGTTGGTTGTTTTAAAGGTTTTGCAGCCCATGTGTTAATGCTAATGGCCTTGTGTTTTGGAGCACGTTGTTCCTCATCACAAC from Pyrus communis chromosome 4, drPyrComm1.1, whole genome shotgun sequence harbors:
- the LOC137732698 gene encoding secreted RxLR effector protein 161-like — encoded protein: MYIQGTLDYGIGYKKCKDTSLIGYYDSDWSGDESNMRSTSDYAFSFGSGIFSWTSVKQNYVTLPIAEVEYMSYAEATTQAVWLKLNSMFHQGSKHTGKRYHYIRVALQSNIINLVYCKFEEQLADIFTKTLLKDRFYMLREMQGVTVATSLEGSGEL
- the LOC137732468 gene encoding sugar transport protein 13-like, yielding MAGGGFGDASGGGDFEAKITPLVIISCIMAASGGLMFGYDVGISGGVTSMPHFQKKFFPVVYRKTQETGLESNYCKYDNQGLQLFTSSLYLAALISTFFASYTTRLLGRKLTMLIAGIFFVVGTVFNAAAINLLMLIIGRILLGCGVGFANQAVPLFLSEIAPTRIRGALNILFQLNITIGILFANLINYGTNKITGGYGWRVSLGLAGIPAGLLTLGSLIVVDTPNSLIERGKLEEGKAVLKRIRGVDNVDPEFLEIVEASRVAKEVKNPFQNLLKRRNRPQLIIAVMMQVFQQFTGINAVMFYAPVLFQTLGFKSDASLYSAVITGAVNVLSTVVSIYFVDKAGRRILLLEAGVQMFLSQLVVAIVMGLRVQEHSNNLTPGLAILVVVMVCSFVSSFAWSWGPLGWLIPSETFPLEARSAGQSVAVCINMLFTFIIAQAFLSMLCHMKFGIFLFFCAWVLVMTIFVVFLIPETKGVPIEEMTERVWKQHWFWKRFMDDFEDDPKGHV
- the LOC137732699 gene encoding sugar transport protein MST4-like is translated as MAGGGFGAAGGGGDFEAKITPLVIISCILASTGGLMFGYDVGISGGVTSMPEFLRKFFPSVYRKNQQPGLESNYCKYDNQGLQLFTSSLYLAALVATFVAMYTTKSLGRKLTMLMAGVFFLIGSVLNFAAQNLAMLIIGRILLGCGVGFANQAVPLFLSEVAPTRIRGALNILFQLMCTIGILVANMINYGTDKIKGNYGWRISLGLAGVPALMLTLGSLIVVDTPNSLIARGKLEEGKAILKRIRGVDNVEPEFLEIVEASRVANEVKSPFKNLLKRRNRPQLIIAIFMQIFQQFTGINAIMFYAPVLFKTLGFKSDASLYSSAITGAVNVLSTMVSIYFVDRAGRRVLLLEAGVQMFLSQLVVTIVMGLKVKDNVNNLGHGLGILVLVFVCTFVASFAWSWGPLGWLIPSETFPLEARSAGQSVAVFFNMLFTFIIAQAFLSMLCHMKFAIFLFFAAWILVMTIFVIFLLPETKGVPIEEMTERVWKQHWFWKRYMDEVEVDPKAKGDA